In a single window of the Nocardioides massiliensis genome:
- the nuoF gene encoding NADH-quinone oxidoreductase subunit NuoF codes for MSEHADTTGTGTGVDTLTPVLSAHWDQPRAWTLDAYEDTGGYGALKQALGATPDSIIELVKESGLRGRGGAGFPTGMKWGFIPQDSPKPKYLVVNADESEPGTCKDIPLMMASPHTLVEGVAIAAYAIRANTAFIYVRGEVLHVIRRLQKAVQEAYLAGHLGKNIHGSGYDLDVIVHAGAGAYICGEETALLDSLEGRRGQPRLRPPFPAVAGLYAAPTVINNVESIASVPAIVRNGADWFGTMGTEKSAGMTLYSLSGHVKRPGQYEAPLGITLRELLDLSGGMREGSELKFWTPGGSSTPILTAEHLDVPLDYEGVSGAGSMLGTKALQIFDQTTSVVRCVLRWTEFYKHESCGKCTPCREGTWWLVQVLQRIERGQGQEGDIELLLDQCDNILGRAFCALGDGATSPITSAIQYFREEFEAGMHTPAWELFPYRASALFTSEVSA; via the coding sequence GTGAGCGAGCACGCAGACACCACGGGCACCGGGACGGGAGTCGACACCCTGACGCCGGTCCTGTCGGCGCACTGGGACCAGCCGCGGGCCTGGACGCTCGATGCCTACGAGGACACCGGGGGGTACGGCGCCCTGAAGCAGGCGCTCGGTGCGACCCCGGACTCGATCATCGAGCTGGTGAAGGAGTCCGGCCTCCGCGGTCGCGGCGGCGCGGGGTTCCCCACCGGCATGAAGTGGGGCTTCATCCCGCAGGACAGCCCGAAGCCGAAGTACCTCGTCGTCAATGCCGACGAGTCGGAGCCGGGCACCTGCAAGGACATCCCGCTGATGATGGCCAGCCCCCACACCCTGGTCGAGGGCGTGGCCATCGCGGCGTACGCCATCCGCGCCAACACCGCGTTCATCTACGTGCGCGGTGAGGTCCTGCATGTGATCCGCCGGTTGCAGAAGGCGGTCCAGGAGGCCTACCTGGCCGGCCACCTCGGCAAGAACATCCACGGCTCGGGCTACGACCTCGACGTCATCGTCCACGCCGGTGCGGGTGCCTACATCTGCGGCGAGGAGACGGCACTGCTCGACTCGCTCGAGGGTCGCCGCGGCCAACCGCGCCTGCGTCCGCCGTTCCCGGCCGTGGCGGGTCTGTACGCCGCCCCGACGGTGATCAACAACGTCGAGTCCATCGCGTCGGTCCCGGCGATCGTGCGCAACGGCGCCGACTGGTTCGGCACGATGGGCACGGAGAAGTCGGCCGGCATGACGCTCTACTCCCTGTCGGGTCACGTGAAGCGGCCCGGGCAGTACGAGGCCCCGCTCGGCATCACCCTGCGTGAGCTGCTCGACCTGTCGGGCGGCATGCGCGAGGGCTCGGAGCTGAAGTTCTGGACGCCGGGGGGCTCCTCCACCCCGATCCTGACTGCCGAGCACCTCGACGTCCCCCTCGACTACGAGGGGGTCAGCGGAGCCGGCTCGATGCTCGGCACCAAGGCGCTGCAGATCTTCGACCAGACCACCTCGGTCGTGCGCTGCGTCCTGCGCTGGACGGAGTTCTACAAGCACGAGTCCTGCGGCAAGTGCACCCCGTGCCGTGAGGGCACGTGGTGGCTGGTGCAGGTGCTGCAGCGGATCGAGCGCGGCCAGGGCCAGGAGGGCGACATCGAGCTGCTCCTGGACCAGTGCGACAACATCCTCGGCCGGGCGTTCTGCGCCCTCGGTGACGGTGCGACCAGCCCGATCACCTCGGCCATCCAGTACTTCCGTGAGGAGTTCGAGGCGGGCATGCACACCCCTGCGTGGGAGCTGTTCCCCTACCGGGCCTCCGCCCTGTTCACGTCGGAGGTGTCCGCGTGA
- the nuoE gene encoding NADH-quinone oxidoreductase subunit NuoE — protein MSTPQSAPQSTPASQQRPAPDGASTAAEATALLPEQTMAELREIAARYPHARSGLLPMLHLVQSVEGRITPAGIEACAQVLGISAADVSGVATFYTMYKRRPVGDYHVGVCTNTLCAVMGGDTIFERLKDHLDVGNDETTEDGKITLEHLECNAACDFAPVMMVNWEFFDNMTPETAVEVVDDLRNGVNVHSTRGPKVVTWREAERVLAGFPDGLADDGPAAGPASLAGLEIAKEQGWSAPEGAAGAATGAAVSAGDADTRRAGSEAEVAASPVDVEHPDEPAQQPADEVGKGDDAQ, from the coding sequence ATGAGCACGCCCCAGTCAGCCCCGCAGTCCACGCCGGCCTCGCAGCAGCGTCCCGCGCCCGACGGTGCGTCGACGGCAGCCGAGGCCACCGCGCTGCTCCCCGAGCAGACGATGGCCGAGCTGCGCGAGATCGCCGCGCGCTACCCGCACGCCCGCTCCGGCCTGCTCCCGATGCTGCACCTCGTGCAGAGCGTCGAGGGGCGGATCACCCCGGCCGGCATCGAGGCGTGCGCGCAGGTGCTCGGCATCTCCGCCGCCGACGTGTCCGGCGTGGCGACGTTCTACACGATGTACAAGCGCCGCCCGGTCGGCGACTACCACGTCGGCGTCTGCACCAACACGCTGTGTGCGGTCATGGGCGGCGACACGATCTTCGAGCGGCTCAAGGACCACCTCGACGTCGGCAACGACGAGACCACCGAGGACGGCAAGATCACCCTCGAGCACCTCGAGTGCAACGCGGCGTGCGACTTCGCGCCGGTGATGATGGTCAACTGGGAGTTCTTCGACAACATGACGCCGGAGACGGCCGTCGAGGTCGTCGACGACCTGCGCAACGGCGTCAACGTGCACTCCACGCGCGGTCCCAAGGTGGTCACCTGGCGCGAGGCCGAGCGCGTCCTCGCCGGCTTCCCCGACGGCCTCGCCGACGACGGCCCCGCCGCGGGCCCGGCGTCGCTGGCCGGCCTGGAGATCGCCAAGGAGCAGGGCTGGTCCGCCCCGGAGGGCGCGGCCGGCGCGGCGACCGGTGCGGCCGTCAGCGCCGGTGACGCCGACACCCGGCGCGCCGGGTCCGAGGCAGAGGTCGCCGCGTCGCCGGTCGACGTCGAGCACCCGGACGAGCCCGCCCAGCAGCCGGCCGACGAGGTCGGGAAGGGGGATGACGCGCAGTGA
- a CDS encoding NADH-quinone oxidoreductase subunit D — protein sequence MSDPYGTFEAGAADTSSGRVFTVTGQDWDSVVQGVADEGDERIVVNMGPQHPSTHGVLRLILELEGETVTEARCGIGYLHTGIEKNMEYRTWVQGVTFCTRMDYLSPLFNEATYCFGVERLLGIEDDIPEKAQVMRVLLMELNRISSHLVAIATGGMELGALTVMTIGFRERELVLDLFELITGLRMNHAFIRPGGVAQDLPPGALEEIRDFIALMKKRLPEYAALCNANPIFRARLDGVGHMDLSACMALGITGPVLRSTGLPWDLRKSEPYSGYEDYDFEVQTWDTADAYGRFRIRLNEMDESLKIVQQCVDRLAGLEGAPVMIGDKKIAWPSQLAIGSDGMGNSLDHIRHIMGESMEALIHHFKLVTEGFRVPPGQAYVPVESPRGELGAHVVSDGGTRPYRAHFRDPSFTNLQATSMMSEGGMVADVVVAIASIDPVMGGVDR from the coding sequence ATGAGCGACCCCTACGGCACCTTCGAGGCCGGCGCGGCCGACACCTCGTCGGGCCGGGTCTTCACCGTCACCGGTCAGGACTGGGACTCCGTCGTCCAGGGCGTGGCCGACGAGGGCGACGAGCGCATCGTCGTCAACATGGGCCCGCAGCACCCGTCGACCCACGGCGTGCTCCGTCTGATCCTCGAGCTGGAGGGGGAGACGGTCACCGAGGCCCGCTGCGGCATCGGCTACCTCCACACCGGCATCGAGAAGAACATGGAGTACCGCACCTGGGTCCAGGGCGTCACGTTCTGCACCCGGATGGACTACCTGTCCCCGCTGTTCAACGAGGCGACGTACTGCTTCGGTGTCGAGCGGCTCCTGGGCATCGAGGACGACATCCCCGAGAAGGCCCAGGTCATGCGGGTCCTGCTCATGGAGCTCAACCGCATCTCCTCCCACCTCGTCGCGATCGCGACCGGTGGCATGGAGCTCGGCGCGCTGACCGTCATGACGATCGGCTTCCGTGAGCGCGAGCTGGTGCTCGACCTGTTCGAGCTGATCACCGGCCTGCGCATGAACCACGCGTTCATCCGCCCCGGTGGCGTGGCGCAGGACCTCCCGCCCGGTGCGTTGGAGGAGATCCGCGACTTCATCGCCCTGATGAAGAAGCGCCTGCCGGAGTACGCCGCCCTGTGCAACGCCAACCCGATCTTCCGGGCGCGCCTCGACGGTGTCGGTCACATGGACCTCTCCGCGTGTATGGCGCTCGGCATCACCGGACCGGTGCTGCGCTCGACCGGGCTCCCGTGGGACCTGCGCAAGTCCGAGCCGTACTCCGGCTACGAGGACTATGACTTCGAGGTCCAGACCTGGGACACCGCCGATGCCTACGGCCGGTTCCGCATCCGGCTCAACGAGATGGACGAGTCGCTGAAGATCGTCCAGCAGTGCGTCGACCGGCTCGCCGGCCTCGAGGGCGCGCCGGTGATGATCGGCGACAAGAAGATTGCCTGGCCCAGCCAGCTGGCCATCGGCAGCGACGGCATGGGCAACAGCCTCGACCACATCCGCCACATCATGGGTGAGTCGATGGAGGCCCTGATCCATCACTTCAAGCTGGTGACCGAGGGGTTCCGGGTGCCGCCCGGGCAGGCCTACGTCCCGGTCGAGTCGCCGCGCGGCGAGCTGGGCGCCCACGTCGTCTCCGACGGCGGCACGCGTCCCTACCGCGCGCACTTCCGCGACCCGTCCTTCACCAACCTCCAGGCCACCAGCATGATGTCCGAGGGCGGCATGGTGGCCGACGTCGTCGTGGCGATCGCCTCGATCGACCCGGTCATGGGAGGAGTCGACCGATGA
- a CDS encoding NADH-quinone oxidoreductase subunit C — translation MTENDATDKMPENLPVDPEALRTQSLATRKGMFGAQGTGDTSGYGGLVKPVTMPAGAPRPWGGWFDEVADTLEARLRDAGVERAVERIVVDRGEITFHIRREDLPVVARTLRDDEGLRFEFCAGVSGVHYPDDAGRELHAVYHLLSMTHNRRIRLEVTCPDADPHIPSVVDTYPTNDWHERETYDFFGIIFDGHPALTRIEMPDDWPGHPQRKDYPLGGIPVEYKGAQIPPPDTRRAYN, via the coding sequence GTGACCGAGAACGACGCAACGGACAAGATGCCGGAGAACCTCCCGGTCGACCCGGAGGCGCTGCGCACCCAGTCGCTGGCCACCCGCAAGGGGATGTTCGGCGCCCAGGGCACCGGTGACACCTCCGGGTACGGCGGACTGGTCAAGCCGGTCACGATGCCGGCCGGCGCACCCCGTCCGTGGGGCGGCTGGTTCGACGAGGTCGCCGACACCCTGGAGGCGCGGCTGCGCGACGCCGGCGTCGAGCGCGCCGTCGAGCGGATCGTCGTCGACCGCGGTGAGATCACCTTCCACATCCGGCGCGAGGACCTCCCGGTGGTCGCGCGGACGCTGCGTGACGACGAGGGGCTGCGCTTCGAGTTCTGCGCCGGCGTGAGCGGCGTGCACTACCCCGACGATGCGGGGCGCGAGCTGCACGCGGTCTACCACCTGCTGTCGATGACCCACAACCGCCGGATCCGGCTCGAGGTCACCTGCCCCGACGCCGACCCGCACATCCCGTCGGTGGTCGACACCTACCCGACCAACGACTGGCACGAGCGCGAGACCTACGACTTCTTCGGGATCATCTTCGACGGTCACCCCGCACTCACCCGCATCGAGATGCCCGACGACTGGCCGGGCCACCCGCAGCGCAAGGACTACCCCCTGGGCGGGATCCCCGTCGAATACAAGGGGGCCCAGATCCCGCCGCCCGACACCCGGAGGGCCTACAACTGA
- a CDS encoding NuoB/complex I 20 kDa subunit family protein, whose product MGIEEKLPSGVLLTTVEGVAGYFRKASFWPATFGLACCAIEMMTSGAPRWDTGRFGMEVFRASPRQADLMIVAGRVSQKMAPVLRQIYDQMAEPKWVLAMGVCASSGGMFNNYAIVQGVDHVVPVDMYLPGCPPRPEMLIDAILKLHDQVQHTKLGANRQAQIRELEAEGLVALPTSEQKGLLR is encoded by the coding sequence ATGGGTATCGAAGAGAAGCTCCCCAGCGGAGTCCTGCTGACCACCGTCGAGGGGGTCGCGGGCTACTTCCGCAAGGCCTCGTTCTGGCCGGCCACCTTCGGTCTGGCGTGCTGCGCCATCGAGATGATGACCTCCGGCGCCCCGCGCTGGGACACCGGTCGGTTCGGCATGGAGGTCTTCCGCGCCTCCCCGCGTCAGGCCGACCTGATGATCGTGGCGGGCCGCGTGAGCCAGAAGATGGCCCCCGTCCTGCGCCAGATCTACGACCAGATGGCCGAGCCCAAGTGGGTGCTCGCCATGGGCGTGTGCGCCAGCTCCGGCGGCATGTTCAACAACTACGCGATCGTCCAGGGCGTCGACCACGTCGTCCCGGTCGACATGTACCTCCCCGGCTGCCCGCCGCGCCCGGAGATGCTCATCGACGCGATCCTCAAGCTCCACGACCAGGTGCAGCACACCAAGCTCGGCGCCAACCGGCAGGCCCAGATCCGCGAGCTCGAGGCCGAGGGCCTGGTCGCGCTGCCCACCTCGGAGCAGAAGGGACTGCTGCGGTGA
- a CDS encoding NADH-quinone oxidoreductase subunit A, which produces MELYTPVLALAAIAAAFAVGSVLMTAVVGPKRYNRVRLDSYECGIEPTPQPYGGGRFPVKYYTVAMTFIIFDVEIMFLVPWAVYFDELAWFGLIAVVLFLFNITAAYAYEWRRGGLDWD; this is translated from the coding sequence ATGGAGCTCTACACTCCGGTCCTGGCTTTGGCGGCTATTGCCGCGGCGTTCGCTGTCGGTTCGGTGCTGATGACCGCGGTCGTCGGCCCGAAGCGCTACAACCGCGTGCGCCTGGACTCCTACGAGTGCGGCATCGAGCCGACGCCCCAGCCCTACGGCGGTGGGCGGTTCCCGGTGAAGTACTACACCGTGGCGATGACGTTCATCATCTTCGACGTCGAGATCATGTTCCTCGTCCCGTGGGCGGTCTACTTCGACGAGTTGGCGTGGTTCGGCCTCATCGCCGTCGTCCTCTTCCTCTTCAACATCACCGCCGCCTATGCGTACGAATGGCGACGCGGCGGCCTCGATTGGGATTGA
- a CDS encoding demethylmenaquinone methyltransferase: MTRASLDKQPHEVVAMFDDVARRYDITNDVLSLGQDRRWRKAVIDAVDPSYGERVLDLAAGTGTSSLPFTDRGAYVVPCDFSQGMLRVGKRARPQLPYVAGDGTRLPFPDATFDAVTISFGLRNIVDPLAGLAEMRRVTKPGGRLVVCEFSTPTWAPFRVVYLEYLMKALPAVARAVSSSPDAYVYLAESIRAWPDQRGLADRIADAGWHSVRWRNLSGGIVALHHATA; encoded by the coding sequence GTGACCCGCGCCTCCCTGGACAAGCAGCCGCACGAGGTCGTCGCGATGTTCGACGACGTGGCCCGCCGCTACGACATCACCAACGACGTCCTCTCGCTGGGTCAGGACCGTCGGTGGCGCAAGGCGGTCATCGACGCGGTCGACCCGTCGTACGGCGAGCGGGTGCTGGACCTGGCCGCCGGGACCGGCACCTCGAGCCTGCCGTTCACCGACCGCGGCGCGTACGTCGTGCCGTGCGACTTCTCCCAGGGGATGCTGCGCGTCGGCAAGCGGGCCCGTCCCCAGCTGCCGTACGTCGCGGGCGACGGCACCCGGCTGCCGTTCCCCGACGCGACCTTCGACGCGGTGACGATCTCCTTCGGGCTGCGCAACATCGTGGACCCGCTCGCCGGCCTGGCCGAGATGCGGCGTGTCACCAAGCCCGGTGGCCGGCTGGTGGTGTGCGAGTTCAGCACACCGACCTGGGCGCCGTTCCGGGTCGTCTACCTGGAGTACCTCATGAAGGCGCTGCCCGCAGTGGCGCGCGCGGTCTCCTCCAGCCCCGACGCCTACGTCTACCTCGCCGAGTCGATCCGCGCCTGGCCCGACCAGCGGGGGCTCGCCGACCGGATCGCCGACGCCGGCTGGCACTCCGTGCGTTGGCGCAACCTCTCCGGCGGCATCGTGGCGCTCCACCACGCCACCGCCTGA
- a CDS encoding isochorismate synthase yields the protein MSTGTSDVDRLPPVAADEPRPDGPREALGQLVVRTVAVADPGPLLDLLPREEPLAWVRRGEGLVGWGCAAQLRSTGADRFADASAWWADLVGAAVVRDEVRLPGSGLVAFGSFAFADEPGDSVLTVPEVVVGRKGDTTWITTISRGELLPPPALAATASPQPPTDVVFADAHLDGERWQGVVAEAVGRISSGELEKVVLARDLLATSTTDVDVRWPLQRLAEQYPMCWTFHVGGMFGATPEMLVRRERGLITSRVLAGTIRRTGNDERDLALAATLARSSKDLEEHEYAVRSVADALAPHCTSMNVPEAPFVLHLPNVMHLASDVAGVVPDTDPVSALELAAALHPSAAVGGTPTPVAQALITQIEGMDRGRYAGPVGWLDADGDGEWGIALRSAEVGEDRRTVRLFAGCGIVADSDPASELAEAQAKFVPVRDALTSG from the coding sequence ATGAGCACCGGCACCAGCGACGTCGACCGACTCCCCCCGGTCGCGGCGGACGAACCCCGACCCGATGGCCCCCGCGAGGCCCTGGGCCAGCTCGTCGTACGCACCGTCGCCGTCGCGGACCCCGGTCCCCTGCTGGACCTGCTGCCGCGCGAGGAGCCCCTGGCGTGGGTACGCCGCGGCGAGGGCCTGGTCGGCTGGGGATGCGCCGCACAGCTGCGCAGCACCGGCGCCGACCGGTTCGCGGACGCCTCGGCCTGGTGGGCCGACCTGGTCGGCGCGGCAGTCGTGCGTGACGAGGTGCGGCTGCCCGGCAGCGGCCTGGTCGCCTTCGGCAGCTTCGCCTTCGCCGACGAGCCCGGCGACTCGGTCCTGACCGTGCCGGAGGTGGTCGTCGGCCGCAAGGGCGACACCACGTGGATCACCACCATCAGCCGCGGCGAGCTCCTGCCTCCCCCGGCGCTCGCGGCGACGGCCTCCCCCCAGCCGCCGACCGACGTCGTCTTCGCCGACGCTCACCTCGACGGCGAACGCTGGCAGGGCGTGGTCGCCGAGGCCGTCGGCCGGATCAGCTCCGGCGAGCTCGAGAAGGTCGTCCTCGCCCGGGACCTGCTCGCCACCTCGACGACCGACGTCGACGTCCGGTGGCCGCTGCAGCGCCTGGCCGAGCAGTACCCCATGTGCTGGACCTTCCACGTCGGCGGCATGTTCGGCGCCACCCCCGAGATGCTGGTGCGCCGCGAGCGCGGGCTGATCACCTCGCGCGTGCTGGCCGGGACCATCCGGCGTACCGGCAACGACGAGCGCGACCTCGCGTTGGCCGCCACGCTCGCGCGCTCGTCGAAGGACCTCGAGGAGCACGAGTACGCCGTCCGCTCCGTCGCCGACGCACTCGCGCCCCACTGCACCTCGATGAACGTGCCCGAGGCGCCGTTCGTGCTGCACCTGCCCAACGTCATGCACCTCGCCAGCGACGTGGCGGGCGTCGTCCCCGACACCGACCCGGTCAGCGCCCTCGAGCTCGCTGCCGCGCTGCACCCCTCCGCGGCCGTCGGCGGCACCCCGACGCCGGTCGCCCAGGCGCTCATCACCCAGATCGAGGGCATGGACCGGGGGCGCTACGCCGGCCCCGTCGGCTGGCTCGACGCCGACGGCGACGGCGAGTGGGGGATCGCCCTGCGCTCCGCCGAGGTCGGCGAGGACCGGCGCACCGTGCGGCTCTTCGCCGGCTGCGGCATCGTCGCCGACTCCGACCCGGCCTCGGAGCTCGCCGAGGCGCAGGCGAAGTTCGTGCCGGTGCGGGATGCGCTCACCTCGGGCTGA
- a CDS encoding alpha/beta hydrolase encodes MRWVVGGVVVVLLGAAAVWFGQRSLVYFPDRTEVPPTADLLAGSGVEGRDVTLRTSDGLELRASYVGADPACGYTVLVTPGNGGNRASRMPLVSGLAELGLGVLALDYRGYGGNPGRPSEDGTRQDARAARDFLLDEAGVPPERLVLFGESLGAAVAADLAAEHPPAALLLRSPFTSLGAMARANYGIPAGPVLRDDYDVLAAVRQLGEQAPETPVAVVLGTADGIVPPSQSREVADAAEAAGLAVRRTELDGLGHNDADLVHGPATLDAVRRLVAAAGGSCE; translated from the coding sequence ATGCGCTGGGTGGTGGGCGGGGTCGTCGTCGTGCTGCTGGGTGCCGCGGCCGTGTGGTTCGGACAGCGGTCGCTGGTCTACTTCCCCGACCGGACCGAGGTGCCGCCGACGGCGGACCTGCTGGCCGGCAGCGGGGTGGAGGGGCGCGACGTCACGCTGCGCACGAGCGACGGGCTCGAGCTGCGGGCGTCGTACGTCGGGGCGGACCCGGCGTGCGGCTACACGGTGCTGGTGACGCCGGGCAACGGCGGCAACCGGGCGAGCCGGATGCCGCTGGTCAGCGGACTGGCGGAGCTCGGCCTGGGGGTGCTGGCGCTCGACTACCGGGGGTACGGCGGCAACCCCGGGCGGCCGTCGGAGGACGGCACCCGGCAGGACGCCAGGGCTGCGCGCGACTTCCTGCTCGACGAGGCCGGCGTACCCCCGGAGCGGCTGGTGCTCTTCGGGGAGAGCCTCGGCGCAGCGGTCGCGGCCGACCTCGCCGCGGAGCACCCTCCCGCCGCGCTGCTGCTGCGCTCCCCCTTCACGTCGTTGGGCGCGATGGCGCGAGCGAACTACGGCATCCCGGCCGGGCCGGTGCTGCGCGACGACTACGACGTCCTCGCCGCCGTCCGGCAGCTGGGCGAGCAGGCGCCCGAGACACCGGTCGCGGTGGTGCTCGGTACCGCCGACGGGATCGTGCCGCCCTCCCAGTCGCGCGAGGTCGCCGACGCCGCGGAGGCGGCCGGACTCGCCGTACGCCGGACGGAGCTGGACGGACTGGGCCACAACGACGCCGACCTCGTGCACGGGCCCGCCACCCTCGACGCCGTACGCCGCCTGGTCGCCGCCGCCGGTGGGTCCTGCGAATAG
- a CDS encoding DivIVA domain-containing protein, with product MLSPCIPHGDLTAATVRDVRFTPRRFRAGYDMDEVDVYLDAVLTELNRLRGPQTS from the coding sequence GTGCTGTCCCCATGCATCCCCCACGGCGACCTGACGGCCGCGACGGTGCGCGACGTGCGGTTCACCCCGCGGCGGTTCCGCGCCGGCTACGACATGGACGAGGTCGACGTCTACCTCGACGCGGTCCTCACCGAGCTGAACCGGTTGCGCGGCCCTCAGACGTCCTGA
- a CDS encoding MBL fold metallo-hydrolase — MRITKFGHSCVRLEAGGSTVVLDPGGFTDPEAVDGADAVLVTHEHFDHVEVERLRRADADIWTHAGLVEQLRADAPDLADRLHVVETGSPSGAELTVAGFTVRPIGEWHAVIHDEIPRVHNVGYVLTADGTSAYHPGDALTEADVPVDVLLLPATAPWSKVAETIDFARAVGAPLTVPIHEAIFSEPGRGVIDTHLQRFLGERELDYRRVEVGQDV; from the coding sequence ATGCGGATCACGAAGTTCGGTCACTCCTGCGTCCGGCTCGAGGCCGGCGGCTCCACCGTCGTGCTGGATCCCGGCGGGTTCACCGACCCCGAGGCGGTCGACGGTGCCGACGCCGTGCTGGTCACCCACGAGCACTTCGACCACGTCGAGGTCGAGCGGCTGCGCCGCGCCGACGCCGACATCTGGACCCACGCGGGCCTGGTCGAGCAGCTGCGCGCCGACGCACCCGACCTCGCTGACCGGCTGCACGTCGTCGAGACCGGGAGCCCGTCGGGTGCCGAGCTCACCGTCGCCGGCTTCACCGTGCGCCCCATCGGCGAGTGGCACGCCGTCATCCACGACGAGATCCCGCGCGTGCACAACGTCGGCTATGTCCTCACCGCCGACGGCACCAGCGCCTACCACCCCGGCGACGCGCTGACCGAGGCCGACGTGCCGGTCGACGTGCTGCTGCTGCCCGCCACCGCGCCGTGGAGCAAGGTGGCGGAGACCATCGACTTCGCCCGCGCTGTCGGCGCCCCGCTCACCGTGCCGATCCACGAGGCGATCTTCAGCGAACCCGGCCGCGGCGTCATCGACACCCACCTGCAGCGGTTCCTCGGCGAGCGGGAGCTGGACTACCGCCGGGTCGAGGTCGGTCAGGACGTCTGA
- the menD gene encoding 2-succinyl-5-enolpyruvyl-6-hydroxy-3-cyclohexene-1-carboxylic-acid synthase produces MTDAPRNASTALARTLVDALVRNGIGDVVLAPGSRSAPLAFAVHDAALAGRLRLHTRIDERTAGFLALGIAKTSRAPVAVVTTSGTATAELHPAVLEADAAGVPLLLLTADRPAAMRGTQANQTTDQVELYGTAARWALDVPPGRPGTYEQTQVDDWRDLVARAVKVASGSDGPPGPVQLNLQLAEPLVPGVDDGWSTPLVPPAPQPVDAGGVGPVGIELLRAGPRTVVVAGDDAGPPARILAEQAGWPLLAEPSSGARTGTHAIRTYRLLLAEPELGGRIERVVVFGHPTLSRPVTRLISREDVEVVAVRNATGYTDPGRQVSRVFDAVTGEPGGDPDWLERWRARDAEVSAALDRLVHEQAGDTLSPHQVAAAVSAAVPAGGLLFVGSSNPVRDLDIMARPAPVGERRLVLANRGLAGIDGVVSSAIGAALGRARTSRALALMGDLTFVHDATALVIGPHEERPDLTIVVVNDDGGSIFSSLEQGGVEYADSFERLFGTPHGTDLGALCAATRTPHWRVESLAELEHALSSPGGGIEVVEVRCSRDGRRALDELIRGLVAGD; encoded by the coding sequence GTGACCGACGCCCCGCGCAACGCCTCGACCGCCCTCGCGCGCACCCTGGTCGACGCGCTCGTGCGCAACGGCATCGGCGACGTCGTGCTCGCCCCCGGCTCGCGCAGCGCCCCGCTGGCCTTCGCCGTCCACGACGCCGCGCTCGCGGGTCGGCTGCGGCTGCACACCCGCATCGACGAGCGCACCGCTGGCTTCCTCGCCCTCGGCATCGCCAAGACCTCGCGCGCACCCGTGGCGGTGGTGACCACCTCCGGCACGGCGACGGCCGAGCTGCATCCGGCGGTGCTCGAGGCCGACGCCGCCGGGGTGCCGCTGCTGCTGTTGACCGCCGACCGGCCCGCTGCCATGCGCGGCACCCAGGCCAACCAGACCACCGACCAGGTCGAGCTCTACGGCACCGCGGCCAGGTGGGCGCTCGACGTACCCCCCGGACGGCCCGGCACATACGAGCAGACGCAGGTCGACGACTGGCGCGACCTGGTCGCCCGCGCGGTCAAGGTCGCGTCCGGGTCCGACGGCCCGCCCGGTCCGGTGCAGCTCAACCTCCAGCTGGCCGAGCCGCTGGTGCCCGGCGTCGACGACGGCTGGTCCACGCCGTTGGTCCCGCCGGCCCCACAGCCGGTCGATGCCGGTGGTGTCGGACCCGTCGGGATCGAGCTGCTGCGCGCGGGCCCGCGCACCGTGGTCGTGGCCGGTGACGACGCCGGCCCGCCGGCGCGGATCCTCGCCGAGCAGGCGGGTTGGCCGCTGCTGGCCGAGCCCAGCAGTGGTGCGCGCACCGGCACCCATGCCATCCGCACCTACCGGCTGCTGCTCGCCGAGCCCGAGCTCGGCGGTCGCATCGAGCGGGTCGTCGTCTTCGGGCACCCCACGCTCTCGCGCCCGGTCACCCGGCTGATCTCGCGCGAGGACGTCGAGGTCGTCGCGGTGCGCAACGCCACCGGCTACACCGACCCGGGGCGCCAGGTCTCGCGCGTCTTCGACGCCGTCACCGGTGAGCCGGGTGGCGACCCCGACTGGCTGGAGCGGTGGCGGGCGCGCGACGCCGAGGTCTCCGCAGCACTCGACCGCCTCGTGCACGAGCAGGCCGGCGACACGCTCAGCCCCCACCAGGTGGCCGCTGCGGTCAGCGCCGCCGTACCCGCCGGCGGCTTGCTCTTCGTCGGCTCCTCCAACCCCGTGCGCGACCTCGACATCATGGCGCGGCCCGCGCCGGTGGGGGAGCGGCGGCTCGTCCTGGCCAACCGCGGACTGGCCGGCATCGACGGGGTCGTGTCGTCGGCGATCGGTGCGGCGCTGGGCCGGGCGCGCACCTCGCGCGCGCTCGCGCTGATGGGCGACCTGACGTTCGTCCACGACGCCACCGCGCTGGTGATCGGGCCCCACGAGGAGCGCCCCGACCTGACGATCGTGGTGGTCAACGACGACGGCGGCAGCATCTTCTCCTCGCTCGAGCAGGGTGGGGTGGAGTACGCCGACTCCTTCGAGCGGCTCTTCGGCACCCCGCACGGCACTGACCTGGGTGCCCTGTGTGCGGCGACCCGCACCCCGCACTGGCGGGTCGAGTCGCTGGCCGAGCTCGAGCACGCGCTGTCCTCGCCTGGTGGTGGCATCGAGGTGGTCGAGGTCAGGTGCAGCCGTGACGGACGGCGCGCGCTCGATGAGCTGATCCGGGGCCTGGTCGCGGGCGACTGA